In Haematobia irritans isolate KBUSLIRL chromosome 1, ASM5000362v1, whole genome shotgun sequence, a genomic segment contains:
- the LOC142236993 gene encoding uncharacterized protein LOC142236993: MSKNFVAREEAINQLYASIKTKFQQDGVLEEVRCLLQAKMVAMMQGSSDIKTLVQMPSPSADGHSITLCITLLHQLIMEYFQWHGLHYSAQMFSQESGCENVRPLRESLEAILGNFENKSVPILLQLVANRMENHNPNLILPHHLDNRIDSENNKQ; the protein is encoded by the coding sequence ATGTCGAAGAATTTTGTGGCCAGGGAAGAGGCCATCAATCAACTTTATGCCtccattaaaacaaaatttcaacaagatggtGTTCTCGAAGAAGTCCGTTGCCTGTTGCAAGCCAAAATGGTGGCCATGATGCAGGGCAGCAGCGATATCAAAACATTGGTGCAAATGCCTTCACCTTCAGCTGATGGTCATTCCATCACCCTATGCATCACCCTATTACATCAACTAATTATGGAATATTTCCAATGGCATGGATTACATTATTCGGCTCAAATGTTCTCCCAGGAAAGTGGTTGTGAAAATGTTAGACCTTTGCGTGAATCACTTGAGGCGATTTTGGGTAACTTTGAAAATAAGTCAGTGCCAATTTTGCTGCAGCTCGTTGCAAATCGAATGGAAAATCACAACCCAAACCTCATCCTCCCCCACCACTTGGACAACAGAATAGATAGTGAGAATAATAAGCAGTAA